From Nicotiana tabacum cultivar K326 chromosome 20, ASM71507v2, whole genome shotgun sequence, one genomic window encodes:
- the LOC107764354 gene encoding uncharacterized protein LOC107764354, with the protein MYYLRKRGKYGPNNNTRFTTTDCLFKTKIERIYDKFISSPPEQRYSVVKPEDDVGEYILGYRILANVAWDLVDYVLMPVNLVENFHWLLLVFDIKDRQLYVYDSMVRANRHKTVETLVDKFSIIIPLYLSCTGFYGKRKDINFKSTKAYIEKPVTDPLDIQWMVAEIPQQKEGSVDCGVFVDAFAEYVSLGDLAIPKEDLSDIDQHRRRYGALLWDYATKKQEDGSISESEVTGRLARRKGAPAKNERTRVQRKKK; encoded by the exons atgtattATCTGCGAAAAAGAGGCAAATATGGCCCCAACAATAATACTAGGTTCACAACCACGGATTGCTTGTTCAAGACAAAGATTGAAAGAATCTATGACAAGTTCATAAGTTCTCCACCGGAACAAAGGTATTCGGTTGTTAAACCCGAGGATGATGTTGGAGAATATATTCTTGGGTACAGAATTCTTGCTAATGTTGCCTGGGATCTTGTTGACTATGTGCTCATGCCTGTGAACCTTGTAGAGAACTTCCATTGGTTGTTGCTAGTTTTTGACATAAAGGACAGACAACTTTATGTTTATGATTCCATGGTGAGAGCAAACCGTCATAAAACAGTAGAGACATTGGTTGACAAGTTTTCAATCATTATCCCTCTGTATTTGTCATGCACTGGTTTCTATGGTAAACGTAAAGACATTAACTTCAAGAGCACAAAGGCATACATCGAAAAACCAGTTACGGACCCTCTCGACATACAATGGATGGTTGCTGAGATTCCACAACAAAAGGAAGGCTCAGT cgattgtggtgtatttgtGGATGCATTTGCGGAGTATGTTAGCCTTGGAGATTTGGCAATCCCAAAGGAAGATCTTTCTGATATTGACCAACACCGTAGACGCTATGGAGCTCTACTGTGGGACTATGCAACAAAGAAGCAAGAAGATGGGTCAATCAGTGAGAGTGAGGTTACTGGCAGGCTAGCAAGGAGGAAGGGTGCTCCGGCAAAAAACGAGAGGACTAGAGTGCAACGAAAGAAGAAATAG
- the LOC107764353 gene encoding uncharacterized protein LOC107764353 — protein MSKIPIMLKSNGNWDNYGRFRDFEVDAIVVDDNANYGILSSTIAEQLSIDTSDKIIEIKYIVNENCPPMEIRNDMGVRAYMETKKENKNLGSYPLCISVRDFNMELAINNESTSAGSSGSLNLLEFPSSPAIEEYQSEIITESTQTYIEEGQVYQDKQTVAAAMKNYSVMHKFQFRVKRSSHRSYWLIFVAESCKWHFKATSINDSAMFKIRSFSRQHTCCLMDETFIQRKRAAAVLGSMVVPKYCDPKTNYPGSVVKLKKAADDCFLYAFVALCTSINGWQHCRPVVVVDGTFLKSAYRGIMLTASTMDATGTIFPLAYAVVDSENDASWKWFFEQFKEAYGERPSMCVVSDRHESILKATSVVYPGFAHYSCMWHIWTNIRSKFKKGHLQLHELYFATARSYTMDEFNERMLKIEEVDLRVKSYLYDIGYHRWSRVHATVNRTFTMTSNIAESLNAVTKDARELPIFDLFEYMRTLLERWTKEKLSKAKGTFTYLGHKYNKELEDNSTLSQKLRVRASTDHIHTVLDGVKRYIVCLENKKCSCGQFQLDELPCAHALATLRHRNETYENYCSPYYTRKSLLLTYELPVNPLPDEGKWEVPQHILDGVVKPQAGDKRQSGRPHKERYKTFDEIKSKKYKVSCGNCGGEGHNKRTCKNAPKKK, from the exons ATGTCAAAAATCCCAATAATGCTGAAATCGAATGGTAATTGGGATAACTATGGCAGATTTAGAGATTTTGAAGTTGATGCCATTGTGGTAGATGATAATGCAAACTACGGAATTCTCAGTTCTACAATTGCAGAACAATTATCGATTGATACATCGgataaaattatagaaatcaaatacattgtgaACGAGAATTGTCCTCCAATGGAGATTAGGAATGATATGGGGGTTCGTGCTTACATGGAAACCAAAAAGGAGAATAAAAACTTAGGTTCGTATCCTTTATGTATAAGCGTAAgagatttcaatatggaattggCAATCAACAATGAAAGCACCAGTGCAG GTTCGTCTGGATCCCTAAACTTACTTGAATTTCCATCCTCACCAGCTATAGAGGAAtatcaaagtgaaataataactgaaTCTACGCAAACATATATTGAAGAAGGACAAGTTTATCAGGACAAGCAAACAGTAGCTGCTGCAATGAAGAATTATTCAGTGATGCACAAGTTCCAGTTCAGAGTAAAAAGATCCAGTCATAGAAG CTACTGGCTTATATTTGTTGCTGAAAGCTGTAAATGGCATTTCAAGGCAACGTCAATTAATGATTCGGCAATGTTCAAGATAAGAAGTTTCAGCCGTCAACACACATGCTGCCTAATGGACGAAACATTCATACAGCGCAAACGTGCTGCAGCAGTACTTGGTAGCATGGTCGTTCCAAAGTATTGTGATCCTAAGACT aattatcctggtTCTGTTGTTAAATTGAAGAAGGCAGCAGATGATTGCTTCTTATACGCATTTGTTGCTCTTTGTACATCAATAAATGGTTGGCAACATTGTAGGCCGGTAGTAGTGGTTGATGGGACATTCTTAAAGTCAGCCTACAGGGGGATTATGCTGACAGCAAGTACCATGGATGCAACAG GTACTATTTTTCCCTTGGCATATGCTGTGGTTGATTCTGAAAACGACGCGTCTTGGAAgtggttctttgagcaattcaaggaGGCATATGGTGAAAGACCTTCAATGTGTGTTGTTTCAGATAGGCATGAGAGTATACTGAAGGCAACATCAGTTGTCTATCCGGGATTTGCACACTACTCTTGCATGTGGCATATATGGACAAATATAAGGTCAAAATTCAAGAAGGGACATCTACAATTACATGAATTGTACTTTGCTACAGCACGGTCATACACTAtggatgaatttaatgaaaggatgTTGAAGATTGAAGAGGTAGACCTGCGTGTAAAGTCTTACCTATATGATATTGGCTATCATAGATGGTCAAGAGTACATGCAACGGTAAATAGAACTTTTACTATGACGTCAAACATTGCCGAGTCGTTGAATGCTGTAACAAAAGATGCAAGAGAGCTTCCAATATTTGATCTATTTGAGTATATGAGGACTCTTCTTGAACGTTGGACAAAAGAAAAGTTATCGAAGGCAAAGGGTACTTTCACATACCTTGGTCACAAATACAACAAAGAATTGGAAGACAACAGTACATTATCTCAGAAACTAAGG gtgagggcttcaacaGATCATATACATACTGTGTTAGATGGTGTGAAGCGGTACATTGTGTGTCTAGAAAATAAGAAATGTAGCTGTGGACAATTCCAACTTGATGAACTTCCATGTGCGCATGCTTTGGCAACATTAAGGCATAGGAATGAAACATACGAAAACTATTGCTCTCCGTATTACACAAGGAAGAGCCTTCTGCTTACCTATGAATTGCCAGTAAATCCTCTTCCTGATGAAGGCAAATGGGAAGTGCCACAACATATTTTGGATGGGGTAGTAAAGCCACAGGCGGGAGATAAAAGGCAGTCAGGGAGACCTCACAAGGAAAGATATAAAACATTTGATGAAATAAAGTCAAAGAAATACAAGGTGTCATGTGGTAATTGTGGAGgtgaagggcataacaaaagaaCTTGCAAGAATGCGCCGAAAAAGAAATGA